In a genomic window of Nostoc sp. UHCC 0870:
- a CDS encoding glycosyltransferase family 2 protein — protein MPPLVSIIINCFNQGHYLERSVTSVLSQTHTEIECLIIDDGSTDNTRQVSEQLMGIDQRVKYFFKENSGLPSSRNFGIQKAQGEWIQCLDADDWIHEDKIRFQLNHLAQVDFSENVIFYSDYERVFIDAQENIVNRQENIIGLLTTEQLIQRLLIPDFLAASPHPCLQQAMLMHRNILSKIQFPEYLKALGDRYFAIDILRKGANFVYTPMIGAYYTKHQTNRTNNWPYMRNYYILFYENVIQKHPDLHKLCTIGIEYLLEEAIREQDKSIFDQLIKIAPTPVKLFDKKVKLNNKFTIKLVNKMRAITPSFLLYEKYRGPRSKKIISLVSEKLDLVKNMLNLS, from the coding sequence ATGCCTCCACTGGTATCAATTATTATTAATTGCTTTAATCAAGGACACTACCTTGAGCGTTCAGTCACAAGTGTATTATCACAAACCCACACTGAGATTGAGTGTTTGATTATAGATGATGGTTCTACTGATAACACTCGTCAAGTATCTGAGCAATTAATGGGTATTGATCAGCGAGTAAAATACTTTTTCAAAGAAAACAGTGGACTACCATCTTCTCGCAATTTTGGGATTCAAAAGGCTCAGGGAGAATGGATTCAATGTCTAGATGCAGATGATTGGATTCATGAAGACAAAATTAGATTTCAACTCAATCATCTAGCACAAGTTGATTTTTCTGAAAATGTTATATTTTATTCAGATTATGAACGAGTATTTATAGATGCTCAAGAAAATATTGTTAACCGTCAGGAAAATATTATCGGTTTATTAACTACAGAGCAACTAATTCAACGTTTACTCATCCCCGATTTTTTAGCAGCCTCACCTCATCCTTGTCTTCAGCAAGCCATGTTGATGCACAGGAATATATTGAGTAAAATTCAATTTCCTGAATATCTTAAAGCTCTGGGGGATAGATATTTTGCCATAGATATTCTCAGAAAAGGTGCGAATTTTGTTTATACCCCTATGATTGGTGCTTATTATACAAAACATCAAACCAATCGGACCAATAACTGGCCTTATATGAGAAATTACTATATTTTATTTTATGAAAATGTCATACAAAAGCATCCAGACTTGCATAAGCTCTGCACAATCGGCATAGAGTATCTTTTGGAAGAAGCTATCCGAGAACAAGATAAATCCATATTTGATCAATTAATTAAAATAGCTCCTACACCAGTTAAATTATTCGACAAAAAGGTAAAATTAAATAATAAATTTACTATAAAGTTAGTAAATAAAATGAGAGCAATTACACCAAGTTTTTTATTATATGAAAAGTATCGCGGACCCCGGTCAAAAAAAATCATCTCTCTTGTATCAGAGAAATTAGATTTGGTTAAAAATATGCTCAATTTATCCTGA
- the gloB gene encoding hydroxyacylglutathione hydrolase gives MQVIRLEALSDNYIFLLHDPKQNIAAVVDPAEAEPLLKELAELKAELVAIFNTHHHHDHVGGNQPLIQKFPQVKVYGGAEDKGRIPRQEVFLQEGDRVQFADRVAEVIFIPGHTRAHIAYYFPPQTANEPGELFSGDTLFAGGCGRLFEGTPAQMMESLSKLRSLPDNTRVWCAHEYTLKNLQFALTIDGNNTELQKRSYQVKAQRSRQEPTVPSMLGIEKLTNPFLRWEQPALQLAANSSDPVQTFARIRGMKDMF, from the coding sequence ATGCAAGTCATTCGTCTTGAGGCACTCTCAGACAACTATATATTTTTACTGCATGACCCTAAACAAAATATTGCAGCTGTTGTTGATCCCGCAGAAGCTGAACCATTACTCAAGGAACTTGCAGAACTGAAAGCGGAATTAGTGGCAATTTTTAATACACACCACCATCATGACCATGTAGGTGGAAATCAGCCGCTAATCCAAAAATTCCCGCAAGTGAAAGTTTATGGTGGTGCGGAAGATAAAGGCAGAATACCAAGACAGGAGGTATTTTTACAGGAAGGCGATCGCGTCCAATTTGCTGATAGAGTAGCAGAGGTCATCTTTATTCCTGGACACACCCGCGCTCATATCGCTTACTACTTCCCCCCCCAAACAGCCAATGAACCTGGGGAGTTATTCAGTGGTGATACCTTGTTTGCTGGTGGTTGTGGTCGCTTATTTGAAGGTACACCAGCGCAAATGATGGAATCTCTTAGTAAACTTAGGTCTTTACCAGATAATACTCGTGTTTGGTGCGCCCACGAATACACCTTAAAAAATTTACAATTTGCTCTGACAATAGACGGTAATAATACGGAACTGCAAAAACGTAGTTATCAAGTCAAAGCACAACGCAGTCGCCAAGAACCTACTGTCCCCTCAATGTTGGGAATAGAAAAGCTGACAAATCCCTTTTTACGTTGGGAGCAACCAGCACTACAGTTAGCAGCTAATAGTAGTGACCCTGTGCAAACATTTGCCAGGATTCGGGGAATGAAGGATATGTTTTAG
- the rplI gene encoding 50S ribosomal protein L9 — protein sequence MAKRIQLVLTKDVSKLGKSGDLVDVAPGYARNYLIPQSFATHVTPGILRQVERRREVERQRQLELKQQAQEQKAALEKVSSLQIAKQVGENEAIFGTVTTQDVVDAIQAATGQEIDRRGITIPDIGKLGTYKADIKLHSEVTAQIDIQVVAS from the coding sequence ATGGCGAAACGCATACAATTAGTTTTAACTAAGGATGTCAGCAAGCTAGGAAAATCTGGCGATTTAGTAGATGTAGCTCCTGGCTATGCTCGTAATTATCTGATTCCTCAGAGTTTTGCAACTCATGTTACTCCCGGTATTCTTAGACAAGTAGAACGCCGTCGGGAAGTAGAACGGCAACGCCAATTAGAGCTGAAACAACAAGCACAAGAACAAAAAGCCGCCTTAGAAAAAGTTAGCAGCTTGCAAATTGCCAAGCAAGTTGGTGAAAACGAAGCGATTTTTGGTACTGTCACCACCCAAGATGTTGTTGATGCTATCCAAGCAGCTACAGGTCAAGAAATAGACCGTCGTGGTATTACTATTCCAGATATTGGCAAGTTGGGTACTTACAAAGCAGATATTAAGTTGCACTCTGAAGTCACAGCGCAAATTGATATTCAAGTGGTGGCTAGTTAA
- the dnaB gene encoding replicative DNA helicase, protein MAEELSFESRGSNSLPPQNIEAEEAILGGILLDPEAISRVSDRLIPEAFYITAHKDIYQATLRLHAQGKPTDLLAVTSWLADNDLLARIGGRNKLATLVDRTVSAVNIDALAGLVMEKYLRRQLIKAGNEIVHLGYETETELPIVLDKAEQKVFGVTQERPQSGLTHIAETLINNFQEIEERNQGIALPGIPCGFYDLDAMTSGFQRSDLIIVAGRPSMGKTAFCLNLAHNIAASMRLPVAVFSLEMSKEQLVQRLLASEAQIESGYLRSGRLSQTQWEPLSRAIGMLSEMSIFIDDTPNITVTQMRSQARRLQAEQGVELGLVVIDYLQLMEGGGDNRVQELSKITRSLKGLARELSVPVIALSQLSRGVEARTNKRPMLSDLRESGCLTGDSLVTLADSGLQVPIQELVGKSGFAVWALNETTMQLEKAIVSHAFSTGVKPVFTLKTRLGRKIRATGNHKFLTINGWCRLDEFKIGDHLALPNLLVASVSNSEIVIQSTLYKRNASRERTATLTNLAQSEEINLLGKNDIYWDEIISIAATDEEEVYDLTVPIWHNFVANNIIVHNSIEQDADLVIMLYRDDYYNSDSPDRGIAEVIVAKHRNGPTGTVKLLFDPQFTKFKNLARQGNY, encoded by the coding sequence ATGGCTGAAGAATTAAGTTTTGAATCGCGTGGTAGCAATAGCCTCCCACCCCAAAACATCGAAGCGGAAGAAGCGATTTTAGGGGGTATTTTACTAGACCCAGAGGCGATTAGTCGAGTTAGCGATCGCCTAATTCCTGAAGCTTTTTATATTACTGCTCATAAAGATATCTATCAAGCTACCCTCCGCCTCCACGCCCAGGGTAAACCTACAGATTTACTCGCGGTGACAAGTTGGCTGGCTGACAACGATTTACTGGCGCGGATAGGTGGTAGAAATAAGTTAGCCACATTGGTAGATCGTACAGTCTCAGCCGTAAATATTGATGCCTTAGCAGGGTTAGTTATGGAAAAATACCTGCGACGGCAATTAATTAAGGCTGGTAATGAAATTGTTCATCTCGGTTATGAGACTGAAACCGAGTTACCCATTGTTTTAGATAAAGCCGAACAAAAGGTTTTCGGTGTTACTCAAGAACGTCCCCAATCAGGTTTAACTCACATTGCCGAAACCCTGATTAATAATTTTCAAGAAATTGAGGAACGAAATCAAGGTATTGCCTTACCGGGGATTCCCTGCGGCTTCTATGATTTGGATGCCATGACTAGCGGTTTTCAGCGTTCTGATTTGATTATTGTCGCTGGGAGACCGTCAATGGGGAAAACAGCTTTTTGCCTCAACCTAGCTCATAATATCGCCGCTTCTATGCGATTACCTGTGGCTGTGTTCAGCTTGGAAATGTCAAAAGAGCAATTAGTACAACGTTTATTAGCTAGCGAAGCACAGATTGAAAGTGGTTATCTGCGGAGTGGACGGCTGAGTCAAACTCAATGGGAACCTTTAAGCCGTGCGATCGGTATGCTGTCGGAAATGTCGATTTTTATCGACGATACGCCCAATATTACCGTTACCCAAATGCGGAGTCAAGCGAGGCGACTGCAAGCAGAACAGGGTGTAGAACTGGGTTTAGTCGTGATAGATTATCTGCAATTAATGGAAGGTGGAGGTGATAACCGTGTCCAAGAGTTATCGAAAATTACCCGTTCTCTCAAAGGTTTGGCGCGGGAATTATCTGTGCCGGTGATTGCGTTATCTCAGTTAAGTCGTGGGGTGGAAGCACGCACTAATAAGCGTCCGATGTTATCTGATTTGAGAGAATCTGGTTGTTTAACTGGTGATAGTTTGGTGACGTTAGCAGATAGCGGTCTACAAGTTCCTATTCAGGAATTAGTAGGTAAATCTGGTTTTGCAGTTTGGGCGTTAAATGAAACTACAATGCAGTTAGAGAAAGCAATTGTTAGCCATGCTTTTTCTACAGGTGTCAAGCCTGTATTTACCTTAAAAACCCGCTTGGGAAGAAAAATTCGCGCCACTGGTAATCATAAGTTTTTAACAATTAATGGCTGGTGCAGATTAGATGAATTCAAAATAGGCGATCACCTGGCTTTACCTAACCTCTTAGTAGCAAGTGTTAGCAATTCTGAAATTGTGATTCAATCGACACTGTATAAACGCAATGCGAGTAGAGAAAGAACTGCAACCTTGACTAATCTTGCCCAATCTGAAGAAATAAATCTCTTAGGAAAAAATGATATTTATTGGGATGAAATTATATCAATTGCAGCTACCGACGAAGAGGAAGTTTATGATTTAACAGTTCCTATATGGCACAATTTTGTGGCAAATAACATTATTGTTCATAATTCTATTGAACAAGATGCGGATTTAGTCATCATGTTATATCGAGATGATTATTATAATTCTGATAGTCCCGATCGCGGTATTGCAGAAGTCATAGTTGCCAAACACCGCAACGGCCCGACAGGTACAGTCAAATTACTATTTGATCCGCAATTTACCAAGTTTAAAAATTTGGCTAGACAGGGTAATTATTAG
- a CDS encoding DUF433 domain-containing protein has protein sequence MLGFDRITFDPRIMGGQACIRGMRVPVSLILNLVANGKTVAEIIEDYPYLESDDIQQSLMYAAWLAREQVFPILGEQAG, from the coding sequence ATGTTAGGATTTGACCGCATTACATTTGACCCCCGCATTATGGGTGGACAAGCTTGCATTAGGGGAATGCGAGTTCCGGTTTCATTAATTTTAAATTTGGTCGCCAATGGCAAAACAGTGGCTGAAATCATAGAAGATTATCCATATTTGGAATCAGACGATATTCAGCAATCATTAATGTATGCTGCATGGTTGGCACGCGAACAGGTTTTTCCCATACTTGGTGAGCAAGCTGGATGA